The Petrotoga mobilis SJ95 genomic sequence AAGATTATGAAAATACCTACCAATTGGTAAAACAATTAGTCGTTAATACACCATTTTAAGAGAGGTGGCAAAAAAATTGAAAGAGCTAATAAAAAATATTACGGAACTTTATGGACCAAGTGGAAGAGAAGATCAAGTGAGAGATTTTATAAAAGAACAGATCAAAGATCATGTGGATGATATTAAAACAGACAAGTTAGGAAATCTTATCGCCACAAAAAAAGGCAACTCTGGAAAAACCATATTATTTGACGCTCACATGGATGAAATAGGGGTTGTTGTTACACACATTTTAGACAAAGGCTTTTTAAAAGTAGAACAAGTCGGCGGTCAAAACCCTGTAAATTTGATCGGTTCCAGGTTGATTTTTAATGGAAGAATAGGGGTTGTTGGAGTTGAGGGAGAAAGTGAAAAAGAATTAAAAGATAATTATAAAAACTTATCTTTAGACAATATATTTGTTGACATAGGCGTATCTTCAAAAGAAGAAGCGGAAAAAATTGCCCCTATTGGCACTTTTGGAACCTTTGCGGAAGGTTTCGTCGATTATGGTAATTATTGTATGTCAAAAGCCATGGATGACAGAATTGGATGCGCCATTTTAATAGAAACCATCAAAAATATGAAAGATAATCAACACACAGTTTTATTTGCTTTTACTATCCAAGAAGAAGTAGGTTTAGTCGGATCTTTTGTTTCGGCTTATGATTACGAAGTCGACAGAGCAATAGCTATAGATGTCACGGATTCCTTGGATACTCCTAAGGCTCTTAAAAGAATGAGCATGGCTTTGGGAAAAGGACCTTGTATTAAAATAAAAGACAATCTTTCTGTAAGTGACAGAGAAGTTGTAGAATGGATAAAAAATGCTGCTTTGGCAAACAACATACCCTATCAGTTCGAGGTATTAACCTTCGGAGGAACAAATGCCGCGGGCTATCAAAGAACTAAATCTGGAATTCCTAGTGGTACTATTTCTATTCCTACTAGATACATACATTCACCTCACGAGATGTTATCCTATAGCGATGTTGAAAACACGGTGAAACTATTGAATACGCTTAGTAAAACGAATTTTTAGAAGCTTATTTTTTACGTTTGAGGAGGAAAATCATGGTCAATGTAGCGTTAATAGCTCACGATAAAAAGAAGTTAGACCTTGCGCTCTTTGCCAAAGAATGGAAGGATGTATTTAAAAATTGCAAACTTTATGCTACAAAAACCACTGGAAAGATTTTAAAAGAAAAAGTGGGGTTAGAGATACAAACTTTTGAATCTGGACCATTGGGAGGAGACTTACAAATAGGCGCTCTTGCTGTCAGTGGGAAAATAGATTTTGTGATCTTTTTAAGGGATCCGTTGACTGCCCAACCCCATGAACCTGATGTATCCGCTGTTTTACGGATTTGCGATGTACACAATATTCCACTTGCTACTAATTTAGCAACCGCTGAAGCGATAGTTCTAGAAATTCAAAAAAAACTTAATAATTAAAGTTTATTATCTTGACTATCAATTTGATGATTGCCTATACTTAATGGCAGAACAATATTTGGTAACGCAGCTTTTATTAAAATTTCGTCCAAATATATTCTAATATAGGGCCAAAGTACACCATCTACAAAATTTTTAAGGAAATACTTTTTGGCCCTTTTGTTTTTTGAAAAACTTCCAAAATCTATACCTGTTTCGAAAATCTCTCTGAAGGTCACAACATAATATGCTATTCTCTTTTTTTCCCCTTCTAAAAAGATCCTGTAAGTAACAATTAAATTTAAGTCAATATTTTTTTGTTCATACACATATCCTCTTTCGATAGATATTTCAGAAATTTTTTCAACTACTTCTTTACTTGTTCTCTCGAAAAATACACTTTCCAAAAAAATATCCTTTAAAATTATATCTTTCAATATACTTATTTTTTTATCAGTTTTTTTCATAAAAACTCCTCCCAAAGTTTATGAATTTTTTGTCATTAGTAGCTTTATTTCTTTTTATAATTTTAAGTGAAATATTGTTTCAAAATTATCATTTTTAGAAACGTCATCACTATTTATCTCTTTATCATCTCTAGGCTCAAAATATAATTTGATACTCCCTCCCAACACTTCTGTCAATCTTTGCAAAAACAAATATGTTGGATTGTAATTTCCTTTTTCAAATTTAGAAATTATCGCCTGCGTTGTCCCCATCCTCTCAGCTAGATCTTTTTGTGTAATTCCCATTTGTAACCTTCTTTTTTTAATTTCATATACCAAGTCTAATAAAGCTTTCTTATCTATAGTTTCCCATTTCTTCTCATTTTCATTCAAAGTTTTCACCTCCAATCTCACTATATTTTATTATACAGCTTTTAGAAATTCTAAAACCTATTTTAAAGAGAATTTCTAGAATTCAAAAATTTTTAAACGTCCCCCCACAATATTTTTGAAAACATACTATTAGCAAACTAATTATAATATAAAATATCTTAAAAG encodes the following:
- a CDS encoding M42 family metallopeptidase encodes the protein MKELIKNITELYGPSGREDQVRDFIKEQIKDHVDDIKTDKLGNLIATKKGNSGKTILFDAHMDEIGVVVTHILDKGFLKVEQVGGQNPVNLIGSRLIFNGRIGVVGVEGESEKELKDNYKNLSLDNIFVDIGVSSKEEAEKIAPIGTFGTFAEGFVDYGNYCMSKAMDDRIGCAILIETIKNMKDNQHTVLFAFTIQEEVGLVGSFVSAYDYEVDRAIAIDVTDSLDTPKALKRMSMALGKGPCIKIKDNLSVSDREVVEWIKNAALANNIPYQFEVLTFGGTNAAGYQRTKSGIPSGTISIPTRYIHSPHEMLSYSDVENTVKLLNTLSKTNF
- the mgsA gene encoding methylglyoxal synthase; amino-acid sequence: MVNVALIAHDKKKLDLALFAKEWKDVFKNCKLYATKTTGKILKEKVGLEIQTFESGPLGGDLQIGALAVSGKIDFVIFLRDPLTAQPHEPDVSAVLRICDVHNIPLATNLATAEAIVLEIQKKLNN
- a CDS encoding helix-turn-helix domain-containing protein; protein product: MNENEKKWETIDKKALLDLVYEIKKRRLQMGITQKDLAERMGTTQAIISKFEKGNYNPTYLFLQRLTEVLGGSIKLYFEPRDDKEINSDDVSKNDNFETIFHLKL